The segment CAGCTCGGTCCGTCGGCTCCGGGGTTCCGGGAGGGTGGCGGGCCCGGTCCGCCGTCCGGTGGGAACGTATGTCCCCGGCGGCGGGGGCACGGTCCGGACGGCGGGCCGGGGTCGGGTGTACGTCTCCATGGGGCTCACGCGGACCCCGCTTCCGCCCCGGCCTCGACGGTCAGCCGCAGCATCCTGGCGCAGCGGTGCAGTTCGGCGGCGAACAGACCGAGCCGGGCGGTCAGCGCCGCGTCCGGCACCGTGGTCGGCGGGCCGGCGGTGAGCGGGAAGCCCCGCCCCTGCCGTACCGTGGCGAAATCCCGGGGGCAGGCGGCGATCTGGGTCGGCACCACCCAGCCGCCCAGCGATCTGGCGACGGTGCGCAACTGGTCGCAGACCACGTTCCCGGTGCGCGATCCACTGCCGTGGGCCATCAGCCCGACCGCCTTGCCCGCGAAGCCGGTTTCGGGCAGTTCGTCCAGTGCCG is part of the Streptomyces qinzhouensis genome and harbors:
- a CDS encoding NADPH-dependent FMN reductase, with the protein product MLLIIGSPRRHSSAGLLAAACADTAVSLGGEVRSLDLATADRRELSRLAVPERVAAADAVVLVSPVHHSGYSGLLKTALDELPETGFAGKAVGLMAHGSGSRTGNVVCDQLRTVARSLGGWVVPTQIAACPRDFATVRQGRGFPLTAGPPTTVPDAALTARLGLFAAELHRCARMLRLTVEAGAEAGSA